The proteins below come from a single Parcubacteria group bacterium genomic window:
- a CDS encoding O-antigen ligase family protein gives MMNLTEKLANIWKIIKNQPKDIWFFYLFLLTFTLGVRKVVLYFPVKRTFNEYAGVYVYASDIFLCSTILVWIMTILYNKITKTSSRNYASAGLIHKIDHAESVDNSPTHNLSTGEKGLIKATIYYFRAMLLGLIIISLFDHYLWDIWQGQVLFWLVCGILVGIASLNCSTWNNSKYANTKKCSTWNNLKQFSIFLIPLALVVWSFISIAWSENQLIGFYRSARFLELYGLFVYVPFRFMPYLINCSTWNNSMVENSEIVPRGTINIFGAFFLIVIFLGVAQSLIGIAQFIVQHSLGLFWLKESLIGQDILGVAKIIVNHQVLIRSYGLFPHPNILGGFLFFTIVVTLLYQKLFHPEESTIVPRGTIVDHGADAEQIKEHDNVKCSTWNNFKQAWKNVPPAYRTGRRGTIWLNSIKLVLVVQVIGLFLSFSKSAIFALVVALVYIIVPRGTNFREKIKKLFHVEQFRNLVVLVGVAFLVLYFTGVQFYALFFKSLAERMLYLGISIQMISANPLIGVGTGQFTLVSARLFPNLEIWQYQPVHNVFLLIWSEWGIVGLVLFIVFLWKLFHVEQS, from the coding sequence ATGATGAATTTAACTGAAAAGCTTGCAAATATCTGGAAAATAATCAAAAACCAGCCAAAAGATATTTGGTTTTTCTATTTGTTTTTATTGACTTTTACGCTTGGAGTAAGAAAGGTAGTATTATACTTTCCAGTCAAAAGAACTTTCAATGAGTATGCCGGAGTGTATGTTTACGCTTCCGACATATTTCTATGTTCCACGATCCTAGTTTGGATCATGACTATATTATATAATAAAATAACAAAAACGTCAAGTAGAAATTATGCCTCAGCAGGACTTATCCACAAGATAGATCATGCAGAAAGTGTGGATAACTCGCCTACTCATAATTTATCCACAGGAGAAAAAGGGCTAATTAAAGCCACTATTTACTATTTTCGAGCAATGCTATTAGGATTGATCATAATTTCGCTATTTGACCACTATTTGTGGGATATTTGGCAGGGGCAGGTTTTATTTTGGTTGGTTTGTGGGATTTTAGTCGGTATTGCATCTTTGAATTGTTCCACGTGGAACAATTCAAAATACGCCAACACCAAAAAATGTTCCACGTGGAACAATTTAAAGCAGTTTAGTATTTTTTTAATTCCCCTTGCTCTGGTCGTTTGGTCGTTTATTTCTATTGCTTGGTCTGAAAATCAGTTAATTGGTTTTTATCGATCCGCTAGATTTCTGGAGTTATATGGATTATTTGTTTATGTTCCTTTCCGTTTTATGCCCTACTTGATTAATTGTTCCACGTGGAACAATTCTATGGTTGAGAATTCTGAAATTGTTCCACGTGGAACAATTAATATCTTTGGCGCATTTTTCCTCATCGTTATATTCTTAGGAGTGGCGCAGTCCTTAATTGGAATCGCTCAATTTATCGTTCAGCACTCACTGGGACTGTTTTGGCTCAAGGAAAGCCTGATTGGGCAAGATATCCTTGGTGTGGCAAAGATTATCGTTAATCATCAAGTTTTAATTCGCAGTTATGGCTTATTTCCGCACCCCAATATTCTGGGTGGTTTTTTGTTTTTTACTATTGTTGTTACTTTGCTTTATCAAAAATTGTTCCACCCTGAAGAATCTACAATTGTTCCACGTGGAACAATTGTAGATCACGGGGCAGACGCGGAACAAATAAAAGAACATGATAATGTAAAATGTTCCACGTGGAACAATTTTAAGCAGGCGTGGAAAAATGTTCCACCTGCCTACCGGACAGGCAGGCGTGGAACAATTTGGCTGAATTCTATCAAACTTGTTTTAGTGGTTCAAGTTATTGGTTTATTCCTTTCCTTTTCTAAATCGGCCATTTTCGCTTTAGTGGTTGCGCTTGTATATATAATTGTTCCACGTGGAACAAATTTTAGAGAAAAGATTAAAAAATTGTTCCACGTGGAACAATTTAGGAATTTAGTAGTTTTAGTGGGGGTAGCTTTTTTGGTGCTGTATTTTACTGGAGTCCAGTTTTATGCCTTGTTTTTTAAATCGCTGGCAGAAAGGATGCTTTATTTGGGCATCTCAATTCAAATGATTAGCGCTAATCCTTTGATCGGCGTCGGAACCGGCCAATTCACCCTGGTTTCGGCGAGATTATTTCCCAATCTGGAAATATGGCAATATCAACCGGTGCATAATGTTTTTCTTCTGATTTGGTCAGAATGGGGGATTGTTGGGTTGGTTTTATTTATTGTGTTTTTGTGGAAATTGTTCCACGTGGAACAATCTTGA
- the ftsH gene encoding ATP-dependent zinc metalloprotease FtsH has translation MKNLLRNISYALLFFLFISGILILLNNPEKKPTDISLSTLVSQINDQKIKEIDVTDSDLAIIMTDGTTEKSTKEKEAGLTETFKNYGVDPAKLDAVNIVVKGESSASLWLGTILPFLLPFLLIAGFIWFMLRQAQRGNNQALSFGTSKARVSDPKDKKNRVIFADVAGAKEAKEELYEIVEFLKTPKKFLSLGAKIPKGVLLLGSPGTGKTLIAKAVAGEANVPFFNISGSEFVEMFVGVGASRVRDLFKQAKKNSPAIVFIDEIDAVGRHRGAGLGGGHDEREQTLNQILVEMDGFDTNTNVIVIAATNRPDVLDPALLRPGRFDRRVVMDLPDIEERTAILKIHSKNKPLVKDIDLRVIAQRTPGFSGADLANLLNEAAILAARRGMKTIGMNELAESIEKVILGPERKSRRIDEDEKKIIAYHEAGHALIAATLKHADPVQKISIISRGHAGGYTLNAPTKDKTLQSRNYFIDELSVFLGGYLSERLTFGDITTGASNDLERATAIARNLVTRYGMSDLGPRTFGHKEEMVFLGKEMHEEKNYSEETAREIDNQVTKFIADAYKVAEKILIEKKELLDKISNVLLEKETIEQAEFNAIMGIAPAKKNEDEAIIIEPVEMATETTQEKIEAVEVKNI, from the coding sequence ATGAAAAATCTCCTACGCAATATTAGCTACGCACTACTTTTCTTTCTCTTTATTTCCGGTATCCTAATTTTACTCAATAACCCCGAGAAAAAACCGACGGACATTTCACTTTCCACGCTCGTCTCTCAAATCAATGATCAAAAAATCAAAGAGATCGATGTGACTGACAGCGACCTCGCCATCATCATGACTGACGGAACGACAGAGAAATCAACCAAAGAAAAAGAAGCGGGGCTGACGGAAACTTTTAAAAATTATGGGGTTGACCCGGCAAAACTTGATGCAGTGAATATTGTCGTCAAAGGCGAAAGTTCCGCCAGCCTTTGGTTGGGAACAATCTTGCCTTTTCTTTTGCCGTTCCTACTTATTGCCGGCTTCATTTGGTTTATGCTCCGCCAAGCGCAAAGAGGGAATAATCAAGCATTGTCGTTTGGAACATCCAAGGCGCGCGTATCGGACCCGAAAGACAAAAAAAACCGTGTCATTTTCGCCGATGTCGCCGGAGCCAAGGAAGCCAAGGAAGAACTCTATGAAATTGTAGAATTTTTGAAAACTCCCAAGAAATTTTTGAGCCTTGGCGCTAAGATTCCTAAAGGTGTGCTTCTCCTCGGTTCTCCTGGAACAGGCAAAACTTTGATTGCCAAAGCAGTTGCTGGAGAAGCCAATGTACCATTTTTCAATATCTCCGGTTCGGAATTCGTAGAAATGTTTGTCGGAGTGGGAGCATCTCGTGTGCGTGACCTATTCAAACAAGCCAAGAAAAATTCACCGGCTATTGTTTTCATTGATGAAATTGATGCCGTTGGACGCCATCGTGGAGCAGGCTTAGGCGGGGGACATGACGAACGGGAACAAACTTTGAATCAAATTCTGGTGGAGATGGATGGTTTTGATACTAATACTAATGTAATTGTCATTGCCGCTACTAACCGCCCTGACGTGCTTGATCCGGCGCTCCTTCGGCCAGGACGCTTTGATCGTCGCGTGGTTATGGATTTGCCAGACATTGAAGAACGCACAGCGATTCTCAAGATTCATTCTAAAAATAAACCTTTGGTAAAAGATATTGATCTACGCGTTATTGCTCAACGAACACCGGGATTTTCCGGAGCTGACCTGGCTAATCTACTTAATGAAGCTGCAATTCTGGCTGCTAGAAGAGGCATGAAAACTATCGGCATGAACGAGCTTGCGGAATCGATCGAGAAAGTCATCCTTGGGCCAGAAAGGAAGAGTCGCCGCATTGATGAAGATGAAAAAAAAATCATCGCCTATCACGAAGCGGGACACGCACTGATTGCTGCCACGCTGAAACACGCCGATCCCGTTCAAAAAATTTCCATCATTTCCCGCGGTCATGCTGGTGGCTATACCCTAAACGCACCAACCAAAGACAAAACTCTACAATCCCGCAATTATTTCATCGATGAGCTTTCCGTCTTTTTGGGTGGATACCTCAGTGAAAGATTGACTTTTGGCGACATTACGACCGGGGCTTCCAATGATTTGGAGCGAGCAACCGCGATTGCGAGAAATTTGGTCACGCGTTATGGAATGAGCGATCTGGGACCGCGCACTTTTGGCCACAAGGAAGAAATGGTCTTTTTAGGCAAGGAAATGCACGAAGAAAAGAATTATTCTGAAGAAACCGCCCGAGAAATTGACAACCAAGTCACCAAATTTATCGCCGATGCCTACAAGGTCGCGGAGAAAATCCTCATTGAAAAGAAAGAGCTTTTGGATAAAATTTCCAACGTTCTTCTTGAGAAAGAAACAATTGAACAAGCTGAGTTCAATGCGATTATGGGAATTGCACCAGCAAAAAAGAACGAGGACGAAGCTATTATCATTGAACCAGTTGAAATGGCCACAGAAACTACGCAGGAAAAAATTGAAGCTGTGGAAGTTAAGAATATCTAG
- a CDS encoding helix-turn-helix domain-containing protein, translated as MLTKELEKLGLNSRESRVYLALLGLGEATMQQITAKSGVKRTTVYGIIKSLKSQGLLRIVIGQKKILYSAQNPKKIEESLKEKQSVLEKIMPQLLVLTSASPQKTFISYFENEEGIKDIRKDILNHDDQEALIWAAEGANAGLFEDNPSQEKPTWKIIVPENKSDGIHISSAIRLVKENQFPIEAEIALYGKNKLAIMPAEENVGVIIENTKVFNTLRGIFLAIWESLSH; from the coding sequence ATGCTAACCAAAGAACTGGAAAAATTAGGCCTAAACAGCCGGGAATCAAGGGTCTATTTGGCTCTATTAGGGCTTGGTGAAGCCACGATGCAACAAATTACTGCCAAATCAGGAGTGAAAAGAACGACGGTCTACGGCATCATCAAATCACTCAAAAGCCAAGGACTACTGCGAATCGTCATTGGGCAAAAGAAGATACTATATTCCGCCCAAAACCCCAAGAAAATCGAAGAAAGCCTGAAAGAAAAGCAAAGCGTTTTGGAGAAGATTATGCCCCAATTGCTCGTGCTCACTTCGGCGTCACCGCAAAAAACATTCATCAGTTATTTTGAAAATGAAGAAGGAATCAAAGACATTCGAAAAGATATTCTCAATCATGACGACCAAGAAGCTTTGATTTGGGCGGCAGAAGGAGCTAACGCCGGGTTATTCGAAGATAATCCGTCACAAGAAAAACCCACTTGGAAAATAATCGTTCCCGAAAATAAATCAGATGGAATCCATATCAGTTCCGCCATTAGGCTTGTTAAGGAAAATCAGTTTCCGATTGAAGCAGAGATAGCGCTTTATGGTAAAAATAAGCTAGCCATCATGCCCGCTGAGGAAAACGTCGGCGTCATTATCGAGAACACAAAAGTATTTAATACTCTAAGGGGAATATTCCTAGCCATCTGGGAATCTCTAAGCCACTAA
- the gyrA gene encoding DNA gyrase subunit A — MEMKIELENIQAREITEEIQQSYLDYAMSVIVSRALPDVRDGMKPVHRRILYSMWNTGLRANAKFRKSATVVGEVLGKYHPHGDVAVYDSMVRMAQDFSLRYPLVKGQGNFGSMDGDSAAAYRYTEAKLSAIAEEMLTDIEKNTVDFVPNFDGQHKEPSVLPSNLPQLLLNGSMGIAVGMATNIPPHNIVELIEGIDHLIDNPDASVEDLCEFVKGPDFPTGGIIYNKKDIIEAYKTGRGKILTRAKAEINETKAGAFQIIVTEMTYATNKSTMIERMADLVKEGKIVGIRDIRDESDKDGVRLVIELKKDAYPQKVLNKLYDLTDLQKNFNVNMLALVNGIEPTVLNLKSIFEYYIIHRKEVITRRTKFDLEKAKDRAHILDGLKKALDHIDAVIETIRKSKTKEEAHANLMRKFKFSDRQTTAILEMRLQTLAGLERKKIEDELAEKLRIIAELEAILKSEKKILGIVKSELDRVKEKYGDERMTRIIKSGVSEFKQEDLVPNEEAIITISKEGYIKRMNPTVYKVQKRGGKGVIGASTKEGDEIEKLLGIMTHDNLLFFTNSGKVFQTKAYEIPESSRISKGQSIVNFLQLSGEEKVTSVIAFNKDDNYKYLFMATEMGTVKKTTLEEFENVRRSGLIAIKLDKGDALRWVNATTGTDEIVITTSLGQAIHYKESDVRSMGRSATGVRGIKLKKDDLVVGMDVFFKGQKGNQLLVITENGYGKRSDIKYYKLQKRGGSGIKTAAVTTKTGKLVGASVINVDNLDADLILTSDKGQIIRIALASVSTLGRATQGVRVMRPQAGDKVSAITVL; from the coding sequence ATGGAAATGAAAATTGAACTGGAAAATATCCAGGCCAGAGAAATAACTGAAGAAATCCAACAATCCTACCTGGATTATGCCATGAGCGTCATCGTTTCCCGCGCCCTTCCGGATGTCCGCGATGGAATGAAGCCGGTGCACCGCCGAATTCTCTACTCGATGTGGAACACAGGCCTGCGAGCTAACGCCAAATTCCGCAAATCTGCCACTGTAGTTGGAGAAGTGTTGGGAAAATATCACCCACACGGCGACGTTGCCGTCTATGACTCGATGGTTAGAATGGCGCAGGATTTTTCTCTGCGTTACCCGCTGGTCAAAGGTCAAGGAAACTTCGGTTCGATGGACGGCGACTCAGCGGCGGCTTATCGTTATACGGAAGCCAAGCTTTCCGCCATTGCCGAAGAGATGCTCACTGACATTGAAAAAAATACGGTTGATTTTGTGCCAAACTTTGATGGTCAGCACAAAGAACCTTCTGTTTTACCTTCCAATTTGCCTCAACTGCTACTCAATGGTTCAATGGGCATCGCCGTCGGTATGGCTACCAACATCCCACCGCACAATATTGTTGAACTGATTGAAGGCATCGATCACTTGATTGATAACCCAGACGCCTCCGTCGAAGATCTTTGCGAATTCGTCAAAGGACCCGATTTCCCAACTGGAGGTATTATTTATAATAAAAAAGACATCATTGAGGCCTATAAGACCGGCCGTGGAAAAATTCTCACTCGCGCTAAAGCGGAAATCAATGAAACCAAAGCCGGTGCATTCCAAATCATCGTGACGGAGATGACTTATGCTACCAACAAGTCTACCATGATCGAACGGATGGCAGATTTGGTGAAAGAAGGCAAGATTGTCGGCATCCGCGACATCCGCGACGAGTCTGATAAAGACGGCGTGCGCTTGGTCATTGAACTCAAAAAAGATGCTTATCCACAGAAAGTCCTCAATAAACTTTACGACCTCACTGACCTCCAGAAAAATTTCAACGTCAATATGCTCGCTTTGGTCAATGGCATTGAGCCGACTGTGCTCAATTTGAAATCAATTTTTGAATATTACATCATTCATCGCAAAGAAGTCATCACCCGCCGCACCAAATTTGATCTGGAAAAAGCCAAAGATCGCGCTCATATCCTCGATGGCTTGAAAAAAGCGCTCGATCACATCGACGCCGTCATCGAAACGATCCGTAAATCCAAAACCAAAGAAGAAGCGCATGCCAATTTGATGCGTAAGTTCAAATTTTCCGATCGACAGACCACAGCCATTCTTGAAATGCGTTTGCAAACTCTGGCTGGACTCGAAAGAAAGAAAATTGAAGACGAACTGGCCGAAAAACTACGCATTATTGCAGAACTGGAAGCGATTCTCAAGAGCGAAAAGAAAATCCTCGGCATTGTCAAAAGCGAACTCGACCGCGTCAAAGAAAAATATGGCGACGAGCGTATGACTCGCATTATCAAATCCGGCGTTTCCGAATTTAAACAAGAAGATTTAGTCCCCAATGAAGAAGCCATTATCACCATTTCCAAAGAAGGCTACATCAAAAGGATGAATCCGACTGTCTATAAGGTCCAAAAACGTGGTGGCAAAGGCGTAATCGGCGCCAGCACCAAAGAAGGCGACGAGATTGAAAAACTGCTTGGTATCATGACGCATGACAATCTGCTCTTTTTCACCAACAGCGGAAAAGTTTTCCAAACTAAAGCCTATGAAATCCCCGAATCATCCCGCATCTCCAAAGGTCAATCTATCGTCAACTTCCTTCAACTGTCTGGCGAAGAGAAAGTGACCTCCGTCATTGCTTTCAATAAAGACGACAACTACAAATATCTTTTTATGGCAACTGAAATGGGCACAGTCAAAAAAACCACGCTAGAAGAATTTGAAAATGTCCGTCGTTCCGGCCTTATCGCCATCAAACTAGACAAGGGCGACGCCCTCCGTTGGGTCAATGCGACAACTGGCACTGATGAAATCGTCATCACCACTTCTCTCGGCCAAGCCATTCACTACAAAGAATCCGATGTCCGCTCAATGGGACGCTCCGCCACAGGCGTGCGCGGCATCAAACTCAAAAAAGATGATCTCGTCGTGGGAATGGATGTCTTTTTCAAAGGTCAAAAAGGCAACCAACTGCTCGTCATCACCGAAAATGGTTATGGCAAAAGATCGGACATCAAATACTACAAATTACAAAAACGTGGCGGTTCCGGCATCAAGACAGCGGCAGTCACAACCAAAACCGGAAAATTAGTCGGCGCCAGCGTCATCAATGTTGATAATCTTGATGCTGATCTCATCCTCACTTCCGACAAAGGTCAAATCATCCGCATCGCCCTCGCCAGCGTCTCCACCCTCGGCCGCGCCACGCAAGGAGTAAGAGTTATGAGACCGCAAGCTGGGGATAAAGTTAGCGCAATAACCGTATTATAG
- a CDS encoding response regulator, protein MKILYIDDDAELRYHFKSMLEEHRGHAVEVASSGDEGTNMIAGSAFDLVITDMQMPGMSGLDVIRFVKDRYPEIKLILKSKGFFRKVAEKEGVPFYAMMEGTKYLLDMVENMSKVL, encoded by the coding sequence ATGAAAATTCTGTATATCGACGACGATGCTGAATTGCGTTATCATTTCAAATCCATGCTGGAGGAGCATAGAGGCCACGCTGTCGAAGTGGCTTCTAGCGGGGACGAGGGCACTAACATGATTGCAGGCAGTGCTTTTGATTTAGTTATTACTGACATGCAAATGCCTGGAATGTCCGGGTTGGATGTTATCCGTTTTGTTAAGGATAGATATCCAGAAATAAAATTAATTCTCAAATCCAAAGGTTTCTTTAGGAAAGTCGCGGAAAAAGAAGGCGTTCCTTTTTATGCTATGATGGAGGGCACTAAATATTTATTGGATATGGTTGAAAACATGTCCAAAGTTCTTTAA
- the tilS gene encoding tRNA lysidine(34) synthetase TilS: MMPNLIKKIQNFISINSLLEREAKIVLGVSGGPDSTVLLDVFSKLQKKYNLELSIAHVNYHLRGKDSNQDEEFVEKLAEKYNLSLDILDAKIEEKNQSEEYLRDVRYTFFERLRKENKFDLIAVAHNADDQAETVLMRLIRGTGLAGLSAMSAKNGNIIRPLLEMTRKEIIAYLKENKLSYRIDKTNRESIYLRNKIRNKLIPYLEKNYNPNLRQLLAKSARTFSEDYAVIEELTEKAWEENKVLSVKKILAMPEAIQKRILLKTIALKKPADAHENYSQIEEILKAIRSTKNKNQIVSSGGLKMTRRGDKINLELI; this comes from the coding sequence ATGATGCCTAATCTGATCAAAAAAATCCAAAACTTTATTTCTATAAACTCTCTTTTAGAAAGAGAAGCTAAAATTGTTTTGGGAGTTTCCGGCGGACCGGACTCAACAGTGCTTCTTGATGTATTTTCCAAACTACAAAAAAAATATAATTTAGAATTATCCATTGCTCACGTCAATTATCATCTGCGAGGGAAAGATAGTAACCAGGATGAAGAGTTTGTAGAAAAGCTAGCCGAAAAATATAACTTATCACTGGATATTCTTGACGCCAAGATTGAAGAGAAAAATCAATCAGAAGAATATTTGCGCGATGTGCGGTATACTTTTTTTGAAAGATTGCGCAAAGAAAATAAATTTGATCTGATCGCGGTCGCGCACAACGCTGATGATCAAGCGGAAACGGTGCTGATGCGACTGATCCGCGGAACAGGACTCGCTGGACTTTCAGCAATGAGTGCGAAAAACGGAAATATTATCCGACCGCTGCTCGAGATGACGCGCAAAGAAATTATTGCATATTTGAAAGAAAATAAATTAAGTTACCGCATCGACAAGACAAACAGAGAATCAATTTATCTGAGAAATAAGATTAGGAATAAATTAATTCCCTATCTGGAAAAAAATTACAATCCTAATTTGCGACAATTGCTCGCCAAAAGTGCCCGGACTTTTTCGGAGGATTATGCGGTAATCGAAGAACTGACAGAAAAAGCGTGGGAAGAAAACAAAGTGCTGAGTGTGAAAAAAATACTAGCAATGCCAGAAGCGATTCAAAAGAGAATTCTACTAAAAACAATAGCGCTAAAAAAACCGGCCGACGCTCACGAGAACTATTCACAGATTGAAGAAATCTTGAAGGCCATCCGGAGTACAAAAAACAAAAACCAAATCGTCTCCAGTGGGGGATTGAAAATGACCCGCAGAGGTGATAAAATTAACTTAGAACTTATTTAA
- a CDS encoding S1 RNA-binding domain-containing protein — translation MNDILASLADEVDKLSDEKISAPVTTAPADEKTAPEEKKVSFMEQLLLDNPIEFPIVGNTVIGTVLEVSSSEIYLDLGPFGTGLVLGKEIKDGMGSGKLKLGDKVSATVTDLENEEGYIELSIREASYEKAWEDIEKKRDAGDKVKTKVISANKGGLLIEINGIAGFLPVSQLSSKNYPRVEDGDKNKILNLLKKLVGKELEVCVLDIDREAEKLIASEKAAQSDRDKETISNFKVGDVISGEISGVVDFGAFVKFSPRNDDGEINEREKVEGLVHISELAWQLIENPRTIVKVGDKVEAKIIGIDNDKISLSIRALQADPWSEATNKYKVGDIVTGKVHKINHFGAFVYLDNDIHGLAHISEMLDTHPGKSLGDLIKTGEDYSWKILSIEPREHRMGLTLIDKPEKEKKVKKEKAEEVDADTEKVEKKSKKEKIEKTEEAKEDAEKPAEKKVKKVKKEKKEKE, via the coding sequence ATGAACGATATATTGGCTAGTCTTGCTGATGAAGTGGATAAATTGAGTGATGAAAAAATTAGTGCTCCTGTCACGACTGCGCCGGCAGACGAAAAAACTGCGCCGGAAGAAAAGAAAGTTTCTTTTATGGAACAATTACTTTTGGACAACCCGATTGAGTTTCCAATAGTGGGCAACACTGTTATTGGAACAGTTTTAGAAGTTTCTTCCAGCGAAATCTATCTGGATCTCGGACCATTCGGAACAGGATTGGTTTTGGGCAAAGAAATTAAGGATGGCATGGGCTCTGGAAAACTAAAATTGGGCGATAAGGTTTCTGCTACTGTGACTGATTTGGAAAATGAAGAGGGTTACATCGAACTTTCCATCCGCGAAGCTTCCTATGAAAAAGCATGGGAGGATATCGAAAAGAAACGAGACGCAGGGGATAAGGTCAAGACGAAAGTTATCAGCGCTAATAAAGGCGGACTGCTTATCGAAATCAATGGGATTGCCGGATTTTTGCCTGTGTCACAACTTTCTAGCAAAAACTATCCTCGCGTTGAAGATGGAGATAAAAATAAGATTCTAAACTTGCTCAAAAAACTGGTCGGAAAAGAATTGGAAGTTTGTGTTTTGGACATTGATCGTGAAGCCGAAAAATTGATTGCCAGTGAAAAAGCGGCGCAAAGCGACCGCGATAAGGAAACTATTTCCAATTTCAAAGTTGGTGATGTGATTTCCGGTGAAATTTCCGGAGTGGTGGATTTTGGTGCGTTCGTAAAATTCTCTCCAAGAAACGATGACGGCGAGATCAATGAAAGAGAAAAAGTCGAAGGCTTGGTACATATTTCAGAACTGGCTTGGCAATTGATCGAAAACCCACGCACAATCGTAAAAGTAGGAGATAAGGTTGAGGCTAAAATTATCGGTATTGATAATGATAAAATTTCGCTTTCCATTCGCGCACTGCAGGCTGACCCATGGAGCGAAGCGACGAATAAATATAAGGTGGGGGACATCGTGACAGGAAAAGTTCACAAAATCAATCACTTTGGCGCTTTTGTCTATCTCGACAATGATATCCACGGCCTGGCACACATCAGCGAAATGCTCGATACACATCCAGGGAAAAGTCTTGGCGATCTGATCAAGACTGGGGAGGATTACAGCTGGAAAATTCTTTCTATCGAACCACGCGAACACCGTATGGGACTGACACTTATTGATAAGCCGGAAAAGGAGAAGAAAGTTAAAAAAGAAAAGGCGGAAGAAGTTGATGCTGATACAGAAAAGGTAGAGAAGAAATCCAAGAAAGAAAAAATCGAAAAAACTGAAGAAGCAAAAGAAGACGCAGAGAAACCAGCTGAGAAAAAAGTGAAGAAGGTTAAGAAGGAGAAAAAAGAGAAAGAATAA
- a CDS encoding helix-turn-helix domain-containing protein: MLEKELQNAGLSERESKVYLTCLEMGETSIAKLAKKAQIKRTTVYLLIESLQEKGLIGLIKKGNKTLYVSEDPRKIAEKMEQRKSAIEKILPELLSMTNFTNIKPRIKYFEEKRAVEDVYRDTLLYPDQEILSWFPALLIQDDKDFFNDYYIKKRLEKKIWVRAFAPDTPDMQEYFRRDKTELRQTKLISQNIFNIEVGILLYGKSKLGIVSYDEGMGLIIESPKIYKSLKNIFELAWSSLPENK, encoded by the coding sequence ATGCTTGAAAAAGAACTGCAAAATGCGGGTTTAAGTGAACGAGAGTCGAAGGTCTATTTGACTTGCCTTGAAATGGGGGAGACGAGCATCGCAAAATTGGCCAAAAAAGCTCAGATAAAGCGTACAACGGTCTATCTTTTGATTGAATCTTTGCAAGAAAAGGGTCTTATTGGTCTTATTAAGAAAGGCAATAAAACTTTGTATGTTTCGGAAGATCCGCGGAAAATTGCGGAAAAAATGGAACAAAGGAAATCAGCCATTGAAAAAATTCTGCCGGAACTGCTTTCGATGACGAATTTTACTAATATAAAGCCGCGGATAAAGTACTTCGAAGAAAAACGAGCCGTGGAAGATGTGTATCGAGACACGTTGCTTTATCCGGATCAAGAGATTCTTTCTTGGTTTCCAGCCTTGCTTATCCAGGATGACAAGGATTTTTTTAATGATTACTATATTAAAAAAAGACTAGAAAAAAAGATTTGGGTGCGTGCGTTTGCTCCAGATACGCCTGATATGCAAGAATACTTTCGGCGCGATAAAACAGAATTGCGCCAAACAAAACTCATTTCTCAAAACATCTTTAATATTGAAGTTGGAATTTTATTATATGGAAAAAGCAAGCTTGGGATTGTCTCGTATGATGAAGGTATGGGACTTATTATTGAAAGTCCGAAAATATATAAAAGCTTGAAAAATATCTTTGAACTAGCTTGGAGTTCATTGCCGGAAAATAAATAA